Genomic window (Daucus carota subsp. sativus chromosome 5, DH1 v3.0, whole genome shotgun sequence):
TTCCCTATCCAATATGGAACACCTTTGACAACAAAATAACAATGTTGCATAGCAGAATTAGGCCAGAATGGAATGATGTCTTTTCCCTCAACATTTTCCCAAGAACCCCGGTTTGTAGAGTAAATCTCAACCCGAGACCATCCTAAATTCTCAAGGCGAGTTTCAGGAACAATGCATATAACTTTGTAATCACTTTGCAGCCcatcaaaaccaaaaccaactGACATAGTATCCCAATTCTTAAGAGCAATCGGATTCCAATAATGAGTACTCGGGTTCCATAAAGCAACAAAACGCCCCGACATTTCATGATAATGAGCTAAACAAACAATGCCATTAATTGAACCAGAAATAACCATTCTCTTggaaaaatcatgaaaattaattttcttcgGGTAATTAGGCCTATTAGTAAAGTGTCTATCAACTTGAAGGAGCGGAATGGGAGGCCCGGTTACGCTTACCAAACCAATGAGTCTACGACTATAATCACTAAACAGACTGTGTTTTGCTAACTTACTATCACAGCCAAAATTACATATAAGCAGTGTGTTTCTTGGAGTGTTGAACTCAAGGTGCTTTTGTATAAATGTAGGGTGATTAATAAGAGCATACCAAGATTTCGAAACACATTTACATCTTACAAGTGCCTTAACTTGAGTCCTGTAGAGTATTTGAAGAACAAGATCTGCTGGAAGTGTCTTTACGGTGATGGTTTTGTCCTTCTCAGCTGCTGATGGGGTTGGGTGATGTTGGGGTTTTGGGGGTTTGTGATatcttttctttgtttttccATTTTTCGCCATTTTCTGACTTCACCGGAgctttagggttttaggggtgtTTATTTTAAGACAGAGAAATGGGAGTTTTAAGTTCTGTTCAGCACTTGTGCCAGAGTAACTTCGAGTAATTGTCAGGTCTACTTCTGACTTCTGAGTGACAAGTGAGAGTTAATGCGAACGACGCTTCTAGTTCCCAGATAATTAAGACCCCGTTTGGTTATTTTAAATTACTCTCTCGGTTTCACATTACATATCCATTTCTGAAAATCgcgtattttaataaaaatgaatttttaaaaaaaattgtgtattaaatcataattgaacataataatggcatatggttgatcttggatacataaattagaaatatgtgaagaaaaagttgattttgaaaatataaatttatattgaaagttgaaatggacaaatattttgaaacaatttttttttttaaagtggacgtATATTTTGCAACGGAGGAAGTAATAAGTTTAGATAAATTTCTTTCTTGTTTACGGGAATGATAATTTGTACCAACACCAACAGGTATCGACCCATTCCGACCAAATTAGACCCAACTGAATCAGAAGTACGAATATCCATCCGGGTTTGAGTTTAATTTTTAGATTCGGATAAATGGGTCAGGTTTAGGTTTTGTCCTAACCAAACAGAACCAGATGGAAAACACGAAAAGCCGTACTGAACCTGGACCCGATTCCAAAACCTGaatagtaaataaaaaaaatattgatcaaAGTATAATAGTGTAATGTTATAtgtgatatttaattatatatcttatattattattattttaatatttcaattttgtaatCATGTGATATTAGCCTATTTGGTAAAatggattatatattatttctgtAAAATATGTTATACATAAATTTTTGGATAAACATTGTTggtattcatatattatttaaatatttttggataTTATAATTGagtgttttaaaaaattttgtacttatttcagtttagaatataaattttacatgtatataattttatttaagtgaACTGTTGTACCTTAATACACATCTgttgtaattttataaataactagTTTCTTGAACCTTGTAAAGCacgggttgttttaaattattttcttaatatatcctataaatctttgttcatattttttaaacaacTCCTCTTGTTTGCTACAGAGGCATTTTGTGATGCAGATTGGGCTGCATGCCCCCAAACTAATCTGTTTCTGGTTTTGTAATCTTACTTGGAGGAAGTCTTGTTTcttgaaaatcaaagaaacaaCACATTATTGTGTCACTATCCTCCATTGAGGCTGAATATAGATCACTCAGGCGGATCACAGCAGAAATTGCTTGGTTGTCCAGACTTTTTAATGACCTTGATGTACCAGATATCATTCCTATTCCCGTCAACTGTGACAGTCAAGCTGCAATTTATCTAGCTAAGAATCTAGTTTTTCACGAACAAACCAACCACATTGATCTTGATTGTCATTTCGTTCGTGAAAAGCTAGCTGCAGGCCTTATTTCTTTGAGCCACATTTTCACTACCTTACAACTAGCTGATGTGCTTACTAAACCTCTCACTGGACTGCAACATCACAACATCATTGGCAAGCTCGGTGTTAATTCTTCACCCTCCAACTTGAGGGGGGTGTTGACATTACCTAAAGTATTGATTTATTATAACTGTAAATACTGATTAGTTGTAGTTAGTTGGAGTTTTGTAACTACGTTCTACTTACTTTCCTGTATACAAACAGCTCCATAGCATTTCATTTCTCGGTAAGTTTACACAATGAATGAAGTTCATGCTCTTCTTCCTTTCTCTCTCTATTAGAATTTCTCTGCAACATTGCTTACACACACAAACTTCACACTTAAGGCTTGCTCCCTTGACTTGAGGTCACGAGTTCGATTTCCTCGGCACTCCGGGAGTAAGTGGGCTATTGTGCTCGTATGCGTAACTGGATTAACATCAAATCAGGCGTAACTCAACCTCTCTATCCAATGATGCTAGAGCCGCCAGAGCTTCGGTGGAACTTCATCGGCAAAGTTTACTCCATCGTAGCGATCCAGTTAATCCTCATCGGAGCTATCGTCGTCTCCATCAACTCAATTTCAACTTTCTTCACTATTTCTGGCGCtggattgttttttttttatatacttcTCATCATCACCCCTTTTATCGGTACTATTGAGTATAGTAAATCTCAGCATCAAGCACATGTTGTTACTGCTCACCACAGTGACATAATAGATCAACACAGAGATACACTAGTAGACTTAAGTGTATTGTTTCGTGACTTACAACTGCCACATCATCCACCATGAGCTGTCAACAGCTAATAGTTAGTTAGATGATTAGATACAATACAGTTGTATATACACCTAGTTAGTTAGAGTAAGGCACGATGCAGTTAGAGTAGACTTGTATATAAACGATACCAGACTTTGTATTCATTCATTCAGATGTATGCAAACACACAACAAAGTTCAGTATATTTCATTTCTTTCTCTCCAAGCTTAATAGTAAATCTGCAAGTTTAGTATTAGTGTATGAATTtcaatatggtatcagagcaggacGATCTCGGCTAAGCGACTTCCGATCTTCATCTCTGCAATTTCTTCAGATCTTCATCTCTGCAATTCCTCTAGTATAATTTCCGATCCAGGTGTTTTCTGTTCATTTACGCTTCATCTACACTTCATATTTGTTGCTTTCTCAAGTGATTCATTCTTTGATTCACTGATTGTTCTGATTCACTGATCGATTTATTGTTCTGAATATACATTTCTTCAATTTCGTCTGATTTCATCATGTCTCGAACTACAAATCCTACATATAATGCAAATCAGGATCCTTCAAGTCCTTTTTACATTCATCCTAATGATAATACTTCTACTCAACTTGTTTCTGTCAAATTTGATGGTACTGGATATGCTAATTGGAAGAGATCTATGTTACTTAGCTTAACTGTAAAGAACAAACTCGGATTTGTCAATGGCACAATATTGGTGCCTGATGAAAATGATGTTGATTTTTTGGCTTGGGAACGTTGTAATTCTCTGGTTGCTACTTGGCTGTTGTTTAATCTTGATGATAATATTGCTCGGAGTGTTCTCTTTaagaaaactgcaaaagaaatctGGATGAATCTTGAATCTAGGTTTGGAAGTGTGTCTCTCACACAAGTTTATTCTCTTGAGCAAAAGCTGGCTGAGATCACTCAAGGAAAATTGAGTGTTTCTGAATTTTATACTGCTATTACCACTCTTTGGGATAATCTTGATGATGCAGATCCTTTTCTTCAGAACAGTTGTGCTTGTGGTCTCAGTTTGAGAGTCCAACAGAAGACACATGAACATCGTTTGATACAGTTCTTAATGAAATTGAGTGATCAGTTTTCAGCAGTGAGGGCAAATATCTTGATGATGTCTCCACCTCCCACTATTGATCAAGCTTATAGGTTGATTGCACAAGAAGAGAATCACAAAGAAATGACTCTTGCTAAGCCTGAAAGTATGGCATTCTATGCAGATCAAAGAGGTTCTGGAAACAACAAGAATCAGTATTCTGGAAATTACTCACAGAAGTTTGGGCACAATAATAGCCAGGACAGGAAGCCTAAATCAGGAGCAAATTACTACTGTACTAACTGCAAGGTTCCAGGTCATAGCATTGATAGGTGCTTTAAAATTCATGGTTACCCTGCAGGTTttaagccaaaagaaaggaGGATTGCAGTTGCTGTCACATCCTCTACTGGAACAGAAGGATCaaactcaatctccaatgatcaGTATAACAAGCTAATGACTCTGCTTTCTAAACATGATATTGCATCCCACGGTGACACAGATTCCAGCCAAGCACTTTTGGCAGGTAAAACTTGTATGATATCTTGTCTTGATTCTGGTTGGCTCTTAGACAGTGGTGCAACAGATCATATATCTCCTTATTTGGAGAATTTTACTTCATATACTGTCTTTGCCAGTCCAGACAATTGTATTACTGTCCCAGATGGTCGAAAAATTAAAGCTCAACATATAGGGACAGTTGACTTGGGCAATAACATCATTCTACAAGATGTTTTGCATGTGCCAGATTTCCAGTTCAGATTAATTTCTGTTCACAAGTTGTGTACTGATTTGAAATGTGATATCACATTTAACACCACTTCATGTTTTCTACAGGGCCATTCTCAGAGCAAACAGCCAATTCTTCTTGGTAAGCTCAGAAATGGTCTCTACACTATAGACTCACAGTCTCCTAAAGTTTGTCTTACTGCTACAAATGAAGCTCATCTTTGGCATCTGAGGCTTGGTCACATTCCATATCAACAATTGAAGTATCTGCCACCATCTTGTGACATAAAGTCTGCTAGAGAAAATACTATATGTCAGATTTGTCCTTTAGCTAGACAAACTAGACTTTCATTTTCTAGTAGCAATATTAAGAGTACTGCTATTTTACAGCTGTTACATGTTGATTTGTGGGGACCATACAAGGTCAAGACACATTATGGATGTACACAGTTCATTACTATTGTTGATGACTTTAGCAGATTCACTTGGATTCAGCTCATTAAATTCAAGTCTGATGCAGCTTCAGTAATAGAAAATTTCATTGTGTATGCAGAAAAACAGCTTAAAAAATCTGTTTTATGCATACGATCAGATAATGCTTCTGAACTCTGTGAGGGTcgattaaaaattttcttgcaGAATAAAGGGATTGCTCATCAGACAAGTTGTGCTTACACACCCCAACAAAATGGGGTGGTCGAGCGCAAACATAGACATCTCTTGGAAACCGCTCGTGCTCTTTTATTCCAGTCCAGAGTTCCAGACAAATACTGGGGAGAATGTGTCCTTTGTGCTTCATACTTAATAAACAGAATGCCACTTTCTTCTATCAACAATCAGACCCCTTATAAGCTGCTTCATGATGGTTCTGATCCAGATTATACTACTCTTAAGCCCTTTGGCTGCCTATGCTATGTAGCCACTTGCAAGGTTGATAGATCCAAACTGGAGCCTCGATCTTCACCTTGTGTATTCCTTGGATATCCACCAACACAAAAAGGATACAAGGTACTAGATCTGAAAACTCAAAAACTATTTGTATCCAGAGATGTTCAGTTTCATGAACTACACTTCCCATATCATCATTTAGCACTTGATCCCAACTATTATGTTAACTCTGGCATATATTTGCCAACTGTGACCACACTTACCACAGATTTTTACTCTGACTTAGTGCATCAATATGCAGACACTTCTCATGTTTCTAGTCCTACACATACTGTCTCTCCTCATACATCTGGTTCTGAAAATTCTCATgtttttaattctgaaaattcTGGTGCCTCTGACTCTGAGCATACAAACTCAATTCCTTGTTCCACTAATACTCAAATCAACACTCATGTTGATCCTGTCCGCACCTCTACCAGAGCTCGAAAACAACCTGAATATCTTAAAGATTTTCAGTGTCATACTGCATATAAGCATCACACTGCCCTTTTGTCCCATAATTCTACTCTTACTGAACCTAAGAATTATAAAGAAGCATCTTCACATCCACTCTGGAAAGAAGCTATGGACAAGGAAATTGCAGCATTATTGGTAAACAAAACTTGGGATCTTGTTCCTCTGCCAAAAGGAAAGAAAGCGATTGGTCATAGATGGGTATTCAAAGTTAAGCTCAAGTCTGATGGTTCTTTGGAACGTTGCAAAGCTCGATTAGTTGCTAAGGGGTATAATCAGCAATTTGGAATTGATTACGAAGAAACGTTTTCTCCAGTTGTTAAAATGAACACCATACGTTGCATATTAGCACTTGCTGCTAGCAGGAATTGGAAAGTGTTTCAGTTAGACGTGAATAACGCGTTTCTCCATGGCAACCTATCTGAAGAAGTTTATATGACAGTTCCGGAAGGGATTCCCAATCCATATAATCTTGTGTGTCGTTTGCGTAAATCTTTATATGGCCTGAAACAGGCATCTAGAGAATGGTTTGACAAACTACAAAGTGAATTGCTTGATCAGGGATTTGTTAAGTCTAAAAATGACTGTTGTTTGTTCATTAAGCGGCACGATGCACATATTACAATAATGGCtgtttatgttgatgatatcatcatCACAGGAACAGATATTGATTCCATCACAGCAATCAAGCAGCATCTTGATATTGCCTTTAGTATTAAGGACCTGGGAgttcttcattattttcttgGCATCGAGGTAGATTATGTACCAGATGGAACAGTCTTAACTCAATCAAAATTCACTAAAGATCTTCTACACGACTTGCCTTTTGATGTTTCAAAGAAGGTAGCTACTCCATTGCCTGCTGCACTCAAACTGAATAATGATACAGGACCATTGATCCAAGATCCAGAAGTATATCGTTCTTTGGTAGGCAAACTCAACTATCTTACAAATACACGTCCTGATCTTAATTACTCAGTCCAAGTTCTTAGTCAATTTATGCATGCTCCACGAGTTCCACACTGGGAAGCCTTGATACACACGATACGGTATATTGCTCATTCATGTCATCAAGGCATTTTACTCCGAGCATCAGACCAGTTAACACTCCAAGCATATTCTGACAGTGATTGGGCTGCATGCCCCAACACTCGACGTTCCATCACTGGTTATGTGCTATTATTTGGTTCATCTCCTGTAGCATGGAAATCAAAGAAACAGAGCACAGTCTCAAGATCATCATCTGAAAGTGAATATCGAGCCATGGCTTCTGCTGCAGCTGATGTAACTTGGACAGTTCGGTTACTTGAAGAACTTGGAGTCACAAATCTGAAACCAGTCACTTTGCATTGTGACAATCAGTCATCTATAGCCATTGCAAAAAATCCCGTATTTCATGAACGCACGAAACACATTGAAATTGACATGCATTTCACTCGCGACAAGGTTATGGAAGGCCTTCTTCAACTTACATATCTTCCTACAACACAGCAGCTTGCTGATGTCTTCACGAAGATACTGCCAGCCTCCCAATTTGACCTTCTTTTATCCAAGTTAGGAGTGGTTTCTTCCCCTCCTACCTTGAGGGGGGATATTGAGTATAGTAAATCTCAGCATCAAGCACATGTTGTTACTGCTCACCACAGTGACATAATAGATCAACACAGAGATACACTAGTAGACTTAAGTGTATTGTTTCGTGACTTACAACTGCCACATCATCCACCATGAGCTGTCAACAGCTAATAGTTAGTTAGATGATTAGATACAATACAGTTGTATATACACCTAGTTAGTTAGAGTAAGGCACGATGCAGTTAGAGTAGACTTGTATATAAACGATACCAGACTTTGTATTCATTCATTCAGATGTATGCAAACACACAACAAAGTTCAGTATATTTCATTTCTTTCTCTCCAAGCTTAATAGTAAATCTGCAAGTTTAGTATTAGTGTATGAATTTCAATAGGTACCTTTCGTGGTTTTGCGCTATATGAAAAACACATTTTAGCATAAAAATAGCGAGGATAATTTACTAATAGATGCGGAATAATTGTTCTCACGATAAAAAATGTTTTAGGTCGAATAATTGCCTAAATCAAGAGTTTATAGTTTAATTATCtgatttttgttgttaatttgtGCATATTAGTTTGAAATTGtggtttattttctttttgtaattttgtgCCCGTTATCGTATTACTATCAGAAGCATCCGGTGAATTTTATACTGCTTGAAGTGTTTACGATTTCTCTCGCGGCTGCTATTGGATTTGACTTGTGCTTATACAAGcggtatgtttatatatattcctATAATTTGTATGTGTATTAGTTTTTAGAATATGTTAAGTTACTATATGATGTAGGTTTGAActtgtatatatgtttattagggatgatcgcggtgcgggcggtgcggttttttgttaaaaccgcgaaccaaacggcgcatgcggtttggttaaaaactcaaaccgcaaccgcaccacgctagcataaaaaccgcgtaaaccgcaccacgaaaatgcggtgcggtgcggtgcggtttgtgcggtttgtacgcttaagaataaatattttaagttgaagttcgaaataaaatttcaatatataataattaaatttttttcttgtaatgaatttatatgatatttatcatttcaaaaCTACAACTactaaaaaacacaaacaaaaatgtaaatatgagtactaactacaaagagacatattataataatataatcatttcatacaaatttggtataatagtaatgcgagattgataaaataataattaactattatttgaaaagatttaacaaatatatgtaacataattataaataatatatatgtatataatataattttatttgacacacactaatatatatatatatatacacacacactaatatatatatatatatatatataatatattttataatatcgcggtgcggtgcggtttgaaccgcactactaatatgtcaaaccgcaacccgcaccgcaccgcgcggtttgtgaaaagttcaaaccgcaaccgcaccacaaaaattaaaaaccgcgttttgtggtgcggtttggtgcggtgcgggcggtttatgcggtttggGTCACCCCTAATGTTTATCATAATTAGTAGAAGTAGCTGGTGTATGCTTGCGGTTTTTTCTCTTCAAGTTTTATTTCCTGTTTCTTGTGTTAAAatgtgtggtgattggtgtttTGATCTATGTATGTTGCTCACGGGTCCTTGGAATTCGGTTTTGTTGTATAGGTAGAACTAGTTCTAAAATGTTGATACTTGCTTGTAGCAGTACTTATAATTAGAATTAGGCTGTCGTAAACTTGAATCCAGTTTTGATTCATCGAATGTATTATTGCCATTGTGACTGTTCAGCGCACTAATTATCACAAAATTGAACTATATACCTGACAGAGAGATCGATGGTACGTAGCCTACGTTGAGATGGAGTGAGAGAGGCCTGATTGTTTCTATGCAACAATGGATGACCTACCTAATACACAGTCAGGAGAAATGTAGAGATGATGAATGCACGACATATTAGAGTGAAACTATTTAAAGTCAATCGTGTAACCTCATATCTGCGACAGTCTAGTGCTTATATTTGTTACAGTGCTATCAGATTGCTTGGAGTTTATAGAATTACCACCGTAGTTTGGAGAATAATTGACTGCTGCAGAGACCGGTTCATTAACAGTAAGAAATGAGGCGAcaatagaacaaaataaagCCAAGATACCAGTCTGGAACATAACATGATCTGAACATCATCAAGTTCTTACATGCTTCTGTGCATCAGTGCATGAATTGTCAGCAAGAGGACGAAAATTACTGACATTGT
Coding sequences:
- the LOC108220855 gene encoding putative F-box protein At4g38870 isoform X1 encodes the protein MAKNGKTKKRYHKPPKPQHHPTPSAAEKDKTITVKTLPADLVLQILYRTQVKALVRCKCVSKSWYALINHPTFIQKHLEFNTPRNTLLICNFGCDSKLAKHSLFSDYSRRLIGLVSVTGPPIPLLQVDRHFTNRPNYPKKINFHDFSKRMVISGSINGIVCLAHYHEMSGRFVALWNPSTHYWNPIALKNWDTMSVGFGFDGLQSDYKVICIVPETRLENLGWSRVEIYSTNRGSWENVEGKDIIPFWPNSAMQHCYFVVKGVPYWIGNDVEARDAYLNILGRIDPVTGLYKKLMYPSHLEKKGRGWVNPLKWKDSVAVVVLFPGGDPNQMVDLYVLLDEDTSNWTKMYSLVPPSLISDFEGTRVPQCFSTGEIVFTMWTQHSDIVQILDHCICDPETGRVFRNNEIKALNPIWHESYSHVESLVCVKGMIQIGKEHKVKKSSPKMKNWTEFLSKEFESVLHL
- the LOC108220855 gene encoding putative F-box protein At1g46984 isoform X2, which codes for MAKNGKTKKRYHKPPKPQHHPTPSAAEKDKTITVKTLPADLVLQILYRTQVKALVRCKCVSKSWYALINHPTFIQKHLEFNTPRNTLLICNFGCDSKLAKHSLFSDYSRRLIGLVSVTGPPIPLLQVDRHFTNRPNYPKKINFHDFSKRMVISGSINGIVCLAHYHEMSGRFVALWNPSTHYWNPIALKNWDTMSVGFGFDGLQSDYKVICIVPETRLENLGWSRVEIYSTNRGSWENVEGKDIIPFWPNSAMQHCYFVVKGVPYWIGNDVEARDAYLNILGRIDPVTGLYKKLMYPSHLEKKGRGWVNPLKWKDSVAVVVLFPGGDPNQMVDLYVLLDEDTSNWTKMYSLVPPSLISDFEGTRVPQCFSTGLNSCRKNLSRCYIFNLSAAG